DNA from Canis lupus familiaris isolate Mischka breed German Shepherd chromosome 9, alternate assembly UU_Cfam_GSD_1.0, whole genome shotgun sequence:
gcatggagcctacgtaacaacaacaaaaaaagaatggtgtTGGCTCTCAAAGCACTATGCTATGTGGGCCTAATTGGATCAATTTAAATGAAGCAATTTCTAAAGTATCAATATTCACAATACCCTGGAAATTACATGCTTGCAACTGGTTAAGCTTATCAATAAAATACTTCAagtgttaatttaaaaatgtgtatgtgatAGGAgggattcattttcaaaattctttcaaagaacaccAAAAAAGGACTGAGGATCGGTGACCAGGTATTTTTTGGCCAGCTTATTTCACTGGAGTGATTAACTGCACGTGCTTTCAAGCCAGACCATCTGGGTTGAAAGTGTGTCCTTCTTTTCCCATGTTAggcaagattccttttttttaattgaagtataatttgcaCATAGAAGTGCATGTATTTTCACAATCTGAAACACACTTATGTAACCAGAGACTGGATCGGTAAGCAGAACAGTActagcagggatgcctgggtagctcagcagttgagtgtctgcttccagctcagggtgtgatccctggttcagggatggagtcccacattgggctccctgcaaggagcctgcttctccctctgtttatgtctctatctctctctgtgtctctcatgaataaataaaatcttaaaaaaaaaatagaacagtacTAGCACCCCAGAAGTTCCCCTTATGCTTTCTTAGCCTCTCTTCTCCTGATCCCTCATCTCTAAGATGGAACTAACAATATGAACCCCATAGGATTGTGGTGAGGCTTAGTGAACTCGTATCTGCAGAGCTGTCAGCAGGGTCCTGGCACAGGGTGAGCACTATGGAAGCTGGCTCTTGTCATGATTCTTGATGGTGACTAAGACAGAGCCTCTCCGTTTCCCTTTACCCCAGCCCGGTTAAAAGCCCCAtgctcctggggctcctgggcccaGCAGAGTACCTTCAGGTCCACAACACACAAATCCTGTAAGAGGGACTTAAAGAAGACCACAGCACAGTCAAGGACTTGATGACCCTCAGGTAAATAACACACCCAGCCCAACGTGAAATGTGCAGACTTTATTAGCTGTGAGATATTCCACTGCTTGGTAGAGTCCCAAAGGTTATTATAGAACCATGAGGGGCAGAGTGGCTGGGGGCTGGAGCTCTGTGCCCTGATGTGTTCACCACAGAGGACATTTTCATCCCCAGCCAGTTCAAAGTCTCTTGACAGGAGATCTCACTAACCTTGGGTGCTGGGCCATGAAGAGGTGGCTAGTTCTGAGCCACATGGTGATAGCACCCAGCCGAGAGCAAGGTTCTCACACAGATCGGAAACTTCTTTCTTTGCAGAGTCCTCTGGCCTGTAAGCTACCTCAACCCCCAAGTCTCACCCACCCTCCACCAGGCCTACTGTCTAAACAGAGCCCTAGAGGAGTCTAGGAAAGTCCCAAGCCTCTTCACTCATGCCATTGTGGGTCACTTGGGTTGGCAGTTTGTAGCTAGGGTAGGGGAATGCTTTTCAGAGGCCAATTTGGCAGCTGTCTGCCTCCCCCAAATCCTTAACTCTCACCCACCTTCAGTCCCCTCATGGTATCTTTTCTCTTGGGGTTTCAATAGTTCTAACTCCCTGTCAATCCAGGATCTGAGCTATGTCTCTGGAACTCCAGCTGCTTGGGGACGGGGCCCAGGTGttcaggaagggagggaaagcgGGAAGCACAGATGAGTCCCTGGACCTCAAGGGGATGAAGAGGTGAGGCTCGGGGTGACAGGATCCCTTCAGGCTGCTCCCGTTCTGAGGATAGTGTGAGAATTTTGTCTGTGGCCGTGACCAGGGTAGGCACCCTGGAGGAGGAGTTCCTTTGCTTCAGCCTAAACTTGTCCAAGTCACCACAGCTTGGgacctggggatgggggtggggggcaagaaaGGAAGAGGCCACCAACTTCAGAGATGGGAACTGGCAGGAGCTGTGTCCTgttgcccctgccccagctgtgGGGTCTGTGGTCACAGTCCAGGCTTTGCCACCACCTGTCAGGGCTGCTTGTCATGACATAAAGGAGGACAACAGAAGCCACAGCTGCTCTCAGACTCCAGGGGCCCTGGGCTTCATGCCACATTGAAACCAAGTTCAGGGTGGGGGCAGACACACAGCTACCTCCAGGAaagcccccagggatcccttcatctGCTCACCTGGGCAGGAGTCAGACCGCCCTGGGGCAGCCTTGTTCCTGGACTCTGAGTGGCTGAGGCTGTAGGAAACAAGGTCAGGTCATCGGAGGTAGGGGCTCCCAGGATATAGCCAGTGtgacccgggggcgggggctgctgaAGGAGCTGTAGGATGCGGCTGAGGTCTGAGGAAATGCGGGACTCCAACCTGCCAGACAGAGCCCCACAGTCAAGGTCAGAGTCAGAGTCAGCATCAGGGTAAGGGAGGACAGTTCAGGTCCTGAGGGCAGCTCTCAATTTTGTAGCCTGCATGCCATTCCTGCTGGATTGAATGATAGCCTGGGAGCTACTAGAAGTTATTTCCCTGCTGTGATCCACAGCCCCTGCCAAAATTTCCCTTAGCATATCCCGGACTTCAATAATAACAGTGACCAGACACTGTGCACACTCATTTAGCCCTCATAAGGAAGCTTTGGTATGGGTATTCTGATTATCCCCAATTCATGAAAGGGCAAATGGAGGCTCAGAgtagttaagtaacttgtccacaCTCTTGCTGGTCAGTTGCAGAGGTAGATTTGGAGCCTAGGACTATCCTGCCCCAAGCCCTCACTCTACCACCACAGCCCTGCCATCCACGGGCCACACCCCCTTTCCAAGAGTCCCTGGAATTTGTTTCTGCACCACATTATGCCCCTCTTCCAAAAAGGCTTCCTTGGCCCATTCCGGGGTTTGTTAGGACAAGCCATCCAAAGAACTAGTCTTAGTGACATAGAGAAGGGCTTGCCATTCTAAAACCCACAGGGTACCCAGTGATGTCCCTGAGTCACCAAGAGGGGGCACCCGTGGCTAGCCCACTGCTGGGTCTGCTCTTTGCAGCCGCTGGGACCCCTGGCCCACAGGACACTCACCTATTCATCTGGGCCTGGAGCTGCTCTAGCCTGGAGCCTAGCTCCCGAGGCCAGCAGTCTGGGTCTCCCTGAGGGTTTGGGGGGCTGTGCCTTGGCCTTGGGGGCACTTGCTGCAGCAACTCAGGCCAGAGGCCAGATGTATCTGAGATGctcagggaaggggctgcagctgtaggagggaaaagaaagcctGAGCTTTGGTCCACCTGGATCCACAGGCATGGCCTGGACAGAGCGCATCCCCTTCCCCTACTGGCCATGGGAACACAGGATGGGAAAAGTGGATCTCTTTACCTGGACTCCCTGGAGTATAACGTCCTATCCCCATAAAGGTCTGCCTTCCAGGTCCCAGAAAGTCCCAGTAGCCCTGGGAAGGGAGCTAGGGCTCCAGCTTGGGGATGCTAGATGGATGGAGACAGTCCAGCCCTGGCTTCACTGTCCAGGAGCCTGCAGCCCAGCCAATCCCCTGGTGCTCTGATGTGGAACCCCAGTGGGCTGGCCCGTATCCTATCCCTGGGGAGAGCCCTCACTCAGGCTCTGAGTACAcaggggcaggaaggagacaAGGGTGTCTATTACTGAGCCTAGGAGAGAAAGCACCTCGCCTCTCATCACGGGGCTAAGGAGGCCTCTCCCAAGATGAGGCAGATCGGGGAAGGACCTGAAAGAGGTAGAGGCTGGGCAGGGGCTTCGGGCTGGGGTAGGGCAGGCACTGGTGGGGGCTGGCTTTGCCTACCTGACTGGTTGTCACTGAGGAAGAAGGCTTGGTGGTCTTGGTTGCCTGGAGCTGGCCGGGGTGATGACTGGAAACCCCCGCCTGCCTTGTGGGGAACAAGAGCATCAAGTAATAGGTACCAAAGCTGGGACGAGGCATCTTTTTTCTCCcctgtccctcacccccacccccaaggcccTTGAGACAACTAGGTGAGAAAGTGGTAACAGGTGGCCGGGCTCCCCCTGAAGCTCCCGGCAGCTTCCTGTAGGTTGTCTCCTGTGTGGGTGGGCAGGAGATTAACAGGGGCTTGGAGATGTGCAgatctccccctgccctgcccccgccccacaTGGGTCTTGGAAAAGGCAGCCTTGAGTAGCAAGATTTGGTacaggtgggggggtggggagaagcctTCCTTGCAGTCCTCCCTTTCTTGCCCCCTCCTTCACACAAACTGTTTCCAGACACCCCCCTCCACACCCTGCCTCATCCATACAGTCCCTTCTGGGCTCTTCCAGTTTGTACTGGCTGTCCCACTGCTTGGTAACTCCAGTTTCCATAGAAATTTGGTCTCCCCACACCTCCTCATGACTTCCTTGGTTATTTAACTAGGCTCTTTATTTGCCCTGAGTTGTTATAAACTCCTCCACTGAGTGATAAGCTTGAGAGGAGAGGCTGCTTTATCACTTATTTGCACCCCCTGGGACCTGGCTCTGTGAGCCCCTGGATGGTAGACACTGCTCCCCTTCCAGCTTGGTGCCATGGAGTGGAAAAAGCCTCAGCTATGGAGTCGCACAAACTTGGGTCCAACCTTTGGACTGTCTGTCTTACTATATGGAGGTATGGCTTTGGTTAATTTACTCATCCTCTCTGacactcagtttctccatctggaaaGTGGGAAAAATAACACCGTGTGCCAGGAGAAgactaaatgagatcatgtaaaaGAGCCCAGTGCTCAGCGTGGAGTTGGTACTTGATAATCATCATCCTTAGCATTATGTTGGCCATAATGGTGTAGACACAGAAGAAATTATGGTGTGGGATGCAGGATGGGTTTGAGAGCAAGGAAGGTGGTCAAATGGGTTCCCTCAGGCCAGGCAGGCCAGGTGCTCAGCAGCCTCCATTGCTGTTACCAGCTGGCCAAGACCATTCCCCTCCCTGGCCCACCCAGCCCTGACTCACGTCCCGCAGGTTGAAGGTGACTTCCAGCTTACTCCAGAAGCTGTCTGCAAACGCAGGGTACATATCCAGCACCTCCAGCAGGTCTGCTCGCTGGATCTTGTGCAGGTCACAGTAGGTCAGGGCCCGCACATCTGCGCTGGACTTGCCCGGCTGGGCATGAAGGCTAATGGGCTCCCCAAAAATGTCATTCTTTCCTGCCAGAGGAGCAGGAAGTCTCTCCAGGGTCTGGCTCCAAGGTCTCCTTGGAAGAGCCTCCCTGAGGGCCCCTTGATCCTGTACCACCAATTCCCCCACTTCAGGGATCCCATCAGGTTGGGGCTTGGTGCTCGGGATCATGCTCTGGGGTCAAGGTTGGTGTGCTGGCTGGGGATGTAGAGGGGTTTGATGTGAAACCTgcctttcctttgttctctgagCTCTGCAGGGAGCACATACCTGTCCCAGTATGTGggtccccccacacacaccagtcTGTAGGCCTCTCAGGACCACCCTCTGTCAGAATCTGCCCCCCTCTTATTTTCCATGTTCTTTGGCACTGTTCCTGtctagccccccaccccccattccaGGGGACAATGGGCAGGAAGGGACACCAAAGGCTCCCAGCTCAATCTCCTTCTCGATCCTCAGCCTGATGGTGCTGTGAGAGCACCCCACTGCTCCCCAGGCAAGACCTGAGGCTTCTGTCTCTTTGTGTTCCCACACCCTGCTATGGGGCCAGGTAACCAGCATGGCCTTAGcagaggaagccaagggaagtgacttcccctctctggaccacagtgtcctcatctctaaaatgggtatAACCTGTATAACCATATCTGCCTTGCCTGCCACACTGGACTGTCCAGAGGAACAGATGTGATGCTGGAGAAACAGCCTCAAATAGTAAGAGGCACCAGACAGGTTGATGCAAGGCAATGGGGGGGATGGATATCCCAGGGTGGACATACGCTGGTGATACTTGGGGCATGTGGCAAGGATAGCGGGCCCCCCTGGGGTCAGGCCCACTGTGCTGGCCACAGGATGTTAACATAGAataagatgctaaaaaaaaaaaaaaaaagaataagatgctGTCCCACCCACAAAGAGCCCCAAAGCTCCATAAGACAGGCACCTAAACAACCAGCTGGTTTGCAGATGATCTACAGAGCCGTAGGACAGGGGAGAACCAAGAGCTAAGGAGCTAAGGAACAGGGAAGGCTAAATCTACCAGGGatggtggaggaagggaggagggactTACAGAGGACATGAAGTGGGGGCTGGGTTATGACAATGAGAGATCAGCCCCCAGGAGAAAGGCCATCAGAGCAGAAGAAATAGCTGTGTGCTGCACAGTGAGCGCAgacagggagcccagggctggggTGCCAGGGACCATGATTGCCTGATGTCCACTCCCCACAGGAAAGTGCAGCCCCTCAGTCCAGGAGTGCTAATGGTTTGCATGGACAATGATGGATGAAAGCCAAGACCTGTTGCCCAAGAGAACAGGATCAAAGGTTGCTCTGGAGGAGGGGAATGAGGCCTGGAGAGGGAAGGGACTTACCAGAGTCACATAGGAAACCCATAAGCTCGAAATCTGGGCAGCATTGTAAAATGATGGTGATTCAGTAGGTGAAGGATTATTATCTAATGTCCATTTCCACTTAGAAATGCCATCCACGTGGGAAGGATGATGcatatttaataattaagaaGCTAGTCCAATTTAAGTTTCAGTTAGAGAACTGAAATCCTCTCATTTTGTCCTAAGGTAGGCTGAGAGTGAGGGAAGGTCTCACAGAGGAGGGCATGGCTTGAGCTCAGCCTTAAAGGATGCCCAGGATCTGCCAGGCAAGTGCTCCAAGCAGAATGGCAGCATGtgtccttctcctttcctcccccagTCCCACCATCCAGGCAGCCATAGACTCCTGTCTGTTCCCCTCATTAATACCCCTCTGTCCCACATTCATCCCCTTATTCCTGCCTGGCTCCAGCCCTCTGTGGGGCTTTCCTGGAGAGGTGTCAAGAGCTCCTTTCCTGTGTCCCTGCATCTGGTCTACCCCCCTCCCCAATCTTCCAGCTTCTGCCTTCTGCCAGTGACCTGAAATTCACATCTGTGCATATTCCTTTTCTGTTCAAAATCTTCCCATGTCTCCCCATGAAGGGTGCTCCCTTGGTTGACTCCCAGATCTCTGGCCCTGGAAACAGACAGTTCACAGTGATGGGGATTCTGAAGGAACAGCTTTTGAGGAAAGATGCTGATTTCAGACTGAGACATGTTGTTTGGTCTGTGTATGGAATATATGGTGGCCATACCCAAGAAGGATTGGAATATTCTGGTCTAAGGAGAGATTGGGGCCAGGACAACACTCTGGGGCTCCTTGAGGCATAGATTAGGCTAAGATTGCAGGAGCAACAAGGCAGCTCAGGTGAGGGTATAGGGTGAGGAAAAGAAAGCTGAGCCCTATGTTTGGTGAACAGCAGCCAAGGCCAGGCCAAAGGGAGAGTACTGAACAGAGGAACTGGAGGGGTTCTGTACACTGGGGTTGGAGGAGAGCCCAGCCATGGAGACCAAAGGAAGAAGAGGCTGACATCCTGATCAGGGTCTTGGGGTGGGCTAAAGACAGGGAGAAGGCAAGGAAGATGAGAATCATCTCAGAGAGGTGatgtgacctgcccaaggtcacatggttgGTGAGTAGCTGAGGCTGAGTGTGCCCCAAAATCTGTCCCCTGTCCAGTGCTCATATCCTTCCTTCAAAGTGTCCAGCTGTCCTTGTAGCAGCGGTGAATGAGACTGGGGTCCTCCCTCCACCCAAGATAAACTTTCGCCCTCTCACTGTTGAGCTCCCCAAGAGTGGAAGAAGGTAGTACCCTTCCCGGACTCAGAGTCTGACACGTAGCCCTGGAATCCCTGTTTGGCCACTTGTCAGcatgacctctctgagcctctactTCCCTATCAGGAAAATGGAACATATGGTTGGGTTTAAGGATTCCGTCAGCTGGGTATAAAGCTCTCCACCGCGCATGCTCACATGGCAGACCCGTAAAAGGTGCCACCATCATCTGGATCAGAGTACTCGAGGCAGGACGTCTCTACTTCCATCACACTCACCCATACCTGCTCTGGCCTCCCTGCCAGACCCACCTAGGATGGCCACGACCACGTCGTCGCGCAAGATCTCGATGGAGCCACGGGAGATGAAGTAGAGCGTGGAGAGCACGTCGCCGAGGTGCACCAGCGTGTCCCCGGGCGGTGCATGCGTCGTCTTGAACTTGACGGCCAGGGCGCGCAGGCAGCCCTTGCTGGCTCCGCGGAAGGCAGGGCAGTGCTGCAGCAGCGCGCGGTGCAGGTGCAGGCAGATGTCGGCCTGCAGGCACTCGGGGAAGCCCTTCAGCACCTGCGAGGGGGCGGCCGCGTCCAGCGGGAGGCTGGAGGAACGGGTGGGGAGGGGTCTGGGGGTGCCCTGTGCCCGCCGGACCTCGGCCTCCCCCGGGGCATTCGGCCGGAGCTGGGACTTGAGCTGGACCGCCCTCCCCACCCGAGGCAGGGCGCCAGGGGCTCACCGCGTTCATGTCAATGCCGTTGGTGTAGGACCAGGCATGCTGGAAGTACTCTTCCAGGCGCTGCCGCAGGGGGTTTGGAATCTGATGGAAGCGGATGAACTCCTTGACACGCAGCATCTGCGTGTGGTAGCGGGCAGTGCCGGAGTACAGGCGCTGGATGATGGCGGACACGTTGCCAAAGATGCTGGCGTACATGAGGGCTGGGGTGAGGAAGCCGAGGGGCCGTGCATGGGGTGCTGGTAGTGAGCTCCTCCACAGCCCCACCAGGCCATAGCACCCCAGGGCCTGCTCCAGACATCCTTCTCCCTGGGAGCCCTCTCTGATCAGGGGCCCCGCTGTCCAGGGCCAAGTCAGAGTGCCCAGAACAGCACCAGGGCACACGAGGGACAAAAGCCTCTGGGcttcctgccctccttccctctgtcctgtgTCTCTTGGCACCTTCCTGGGCCCAGAGGCCAGACTCCTGAGAACTagggcaatgattttttttagtacAGATTTGTTTTGTCCTtcaagttgtaaaaaaaaaaaaaaaaaaaaaaaagtataataaagggAAAACTCTGGGTCTGTTTTCacccgttttttttttcttgtttttgtttctctgggctTTCACATCTCTAAATACCCTGAACATGACAACTTAATCTATGTGTAAAATTCCACACTGACTCTTGTGTTGCTAGACGAGGTGTCTTGGGAAGTAGGCAGCACGGTGCAGGGCCTGGGAGCACACATAGCCAGGGGAGCTGGTCCCCTGCGATAAAATTGGGTCTCTATGTAATCCCTGGCAAGTTAGGATCTTCAGTCTCTTGGTCTGTAAACTGGGCTTGTAATATGGCACCCATAGGATAGTGATGAAAATGAAGTGTGCACATTGGACAAGCAATTACAAAAGTGCCTGGCAGGGGCCAGCTTCCCGGGTGCTAAGAAGGGTCCCATGCTTGATTCCTGGCTCTGAAGTCACCATTCTTGAAAtctttaagactttaaaaataatggtctcatattttcattttgtactgggCCCTGCAAATAATGTAGCTGgccctggtgcctggcacatagcaagggTTGTAAGTATGGTAAATTCTGTGTATAGTGGGTGTACATATGCAAAATTTCATTGTGCTGCCTGCTTGGTATTTCCCCATCACACACAATGTTACTGTGTTATGTCTcactatgaaactaaaaattgAATGCCATAGGTAAGGTCTGGGCACTTACAGCCGATGAGCATGACACAGATAGAGAAGACCTTCTCAGAGTTGGTGTTGGGGGAGACGTTGCCGAAACCCACACTGGTAAGGCTGCTGAAGGTGAAGTAGAGGGCCGTGACATACTTGTCCTGCACCGAGGGGCCAGAGGCTGGGTCGCTGCCATTGTAGCGCTTGCCAAGCTGTGCGCCCAGGCTGTCCAGCCAGCCGATCTTGGGCTCCAGGTAGGGCCGCTCCACATTGCCGATGGCATACCAGATGCAGGCCAGCCAGTGTGCAATGAGTGCAAAGGTGCACATGAGCAGGAAAAGTACAGCCGCCCCGTACTCAGAGTAGCGGTCCAGCTTCCTTGCCACACGCACCAGCCTCAGCAGCCTTGCCGTTTTCAGCAGCCCAATCAGGGTTGTGGTctgaaggggcagggaggggaccaTGGGGCCAAAAGTCAGCCCTGGAAAGGCTGCCCTTAGGACCACATTTGTTCACTTGTGCATATGGTCAcacagtcattcaacaaacacttatagAGCAGCTGCTCTGGGCTCTTGGCACAGCACAgtgcagcccagggcaggatgtTAAGGAATTCTCAGCCTAAAGCTCAAAACAGTGTTATGGTTGTGAGGACAGAAGTCCAGGGGAGCGCAGAGAAAAGGGAGGTCCATTCAGcggtgcagggcaggggaggcTTCATAGCGAAGGTGACACATGAGTTGAATCTTGAGAGATGAGGCTGAGTCTGCAGGCctcaggagggagagagaaaggcattcTAGGCACAGGAGTAGAGTGAGCCAAACCAGGTGTGGAGGTGTGAAATAGCACAGCCCATGTGGGAAACCAAGTGTGGTGCTGCTGCCTGGAGCACAGAGTGGAAGATGGTGGTGAGAAATGAGCCTGGAAGGTGGGTGCGCAGGGGCTGCTCCTATGGACCTTGAGGCCCAAAAAGAGCTTGGCTTTTATTTCAAGCCACTGGGGAGCCACTGAAGTTCTACAGTGTCAGATTATCTGAAGCTGGTCTTGGCTTCTGTGTGGAGGGGTGAGGCTggcaggtgcaggggtggggcagaggtggTTAAGAAGGCTCCTCAGTGCTCAGCCAAGGGCAGCAGAAGTGGAGAGAACGGAGATAGATTGGCTGGAAGTGGGCGGGCATGGGAGTCAGATGGACACTGCCCGCTGGATAGGCTATTGAGGGGGTGGCTGGAGCACAGAAGGCAGAGCTGATTTGAAAGCTGATCCCAAGGACGTGGGCAAAAGGACTCAGTGGGATTAGAAGCTATGAGAAGAGTCTGAAAATGCCTTCATGTCAGCTGTGGGGAGTGAGTGGGCATAATGGAGGgtctgggggtggcagggggtggcAGGCTGCCTTGCAGAAGCAGTCTATGGATTCCCTTCGCAACTCCAGGGTAAGTGAGCTTTAGAAGCCAGCACAAGGGGCTGGGACTATAGGCGTGCCCATCCCAGAGGGGTCAGAATTCTGGATCATAGGGTCTAGGGCACAGCCTTGGCTGGtccttctccagggctgggagaTGGCACATGTTTGAGGCCCCCCACATGCTTTGGCAAAGGTATGCAAAGCCAGGTGCTCTCTGCACGCAGGACTGTGGGGCTGGGAGGCCCCAGGCTGGCGCACAGGGGATGGCCACAGCAGCTGGCCTGAGGGTTTGCTCACCTCATCAGAGCCAGTGCGGAAGATGAGCAGGTCAAAGGGGATGGCGGCCACCATGTCAATGAGGAACCAGCCCTTGAAGTAGTGGACGGCAATGCGGCGAGGGTGGCTGACCACCTCATCATTGGTGTTGACATAGGTGGTGCGGAAGTTGATGACAATGTCCACAACGAACATGATGTCCACGATGAGGTCCACCACGGTGAGTGGACTACAGGTGTAGCCGCAGTCCACGCGTTGAGACTCGTCCTGGTCACTGAGTAGGAAGGCAGCCGAGTAGGGTGTGAAGATGGCCGTGTAGATGACCAGCAGCAGGATGAGCCAGTCCCACACGGCCTTGAAGGGGCTAtagtgcaggagggtcccccgGTGGATGCGTGGTGCCTGCAGCTTGTACTCCGGCAGCACATCGGCGCCCAGGGACagaacctgggggtgggggccacaGGGCAGTCAGCAGGGTGTCCATCACTAGTGAAACCGATTGGGAGGGATGAAGGCTTTGGGGTGAGGCCTGGGAAGGGggctgtggggacagagggaatGAAGCAGAGTTGGGGTAGAGCGTGTATGGGGCAAATTCATAAGGGGATAGGTGTGTTGGGAGGAAGTGCAGAGAGGAGGTGGGCTATAGGATGAAGGGTGATCCCAGGTTGGAAGCTCCCCAACTCCCTCACAAACAGGACCAACCTGGAGTTAagacagggctgggggaggaaggtggggaggccaggggaggaCTAGGCTCGGGGTTATTTGAAGAACCTAGATGAGGGGGTAGCTGGTGGTTTGGTCCTTTCCGGTGGGCTTGGTTCCCCATGGTCAGGATTTCTGGTGGGAACAAGTCATTCCCAGAATAacctcttcatttctgaaggcCCTGTGGAGTCTAGACCAGTGAGGGGCCTCCTTGGGGCTGATTCACAGAGCCTTCCATGGGAAGAGTCAAACTTGGAGGCATGTAGCTAATTTGAGTCCTTGATACATCCTGGGCACAACAGAGCCCCGACTATTTTGCACATGTACAAGGGTGCTTTGCTCATTACTGTCAGCTGAGCCCGctttgctctgcccctcccactcttgCCTCCAAGACTATGGCCAACATAGGATCCCCAGGCTCAGCCCAATACTCCCAGGCTCTGGCCAGCTACCCAACACAAGAAACAGCCGGGGCATCAAGAAGGGCATGTGTTTTAAGCCAGCCAGACCTTCCCGGTTGATCCCAGTTCTGATGTTGCAATATGTCTGTCTTGGGGCTAATTTTACGACCTCTCTAAGCCTCATGCAGAATGAATAACAAAGGACAAGCAACTCCATAAAAAGATGATTAAATGCCGTGGTGCATCTCAATGGCACGTGTTACTCTATGGTAAATCCTCCTCCTGACTCATCCTATGTCAAGCACTGCCCCAACAAAGATGGAGCCTGAGGGGTGGCCAGCTGACCCTACCACCACCACTGGATTGGCCTGGGCAGATGGCCCTGGTTCAAGAAAATCTGCAATATAAGGTTCTGACCTTGAAAACCAAATCCATTAACAGATAAGATCCATTAAAGGGCTGGTTTCACCTTGTGGGTCCCTAATCAGCCATCTAAACACCTAGAAGGGGTCACAGTATCTCCACCCTACAGTGAGTCCCTACTCTGCCTTCAGGCCTCAGCTTCTATTCTGCCTCTCAGGAAGCCTCTTCTGACcctctttcttgatttttctccctgtCCCCTGTAAACACCCCTGAACACAGTTATTCTCCACTGAACAACAGGCCATCTTATATGCCCAGCACTTAGTCCACATTGGGGCTCAACTCAAGGCAGTGACCTCAGCCAACAGAGCTGAATGAGTCATGAGAGCTTGAGTTGTCATAGCtactcctctccttccctggttGCTCAAGAGACACCAAgatgggggctcctgggttgctcagtcggttaggcatctgcttttggctcaggtaatgatcctaggctcctgggatccaggccccgaattgggctccctgctcagcggggagtctgcttctctctctccctctgctgctcctcccagctctctctctctctctctctctctcctaaataaataaaatctttaaaaaaaaaaaaaaaaaaacacaccaagtTGGAATAGCAAATCATAGGG
Protein-coding regions in this window:
- the KCNH6 gene encoding potassium voltage-gated channel subfamily H member 6 isoform X1, producing the protein MFILNFEDLAQLLAKSERRSLSQCLLSQRFLGSEGSHGRSSAQRPGTGRVKYRTIGQIPQFTLNFVEFNLEKHRSGSTTEIEIIAPHKVVERTQNVTEKVTQVLSLGADVLPEYKLQAPRIHRGTLLHYSPFKAVWDWLILLLVIYTAIFTPYSAAFLLSDQDESQRVDCGYTCSPLTVVDLIVDIMFVVDIVINFRTTYVNTNDEVVSHPRRIAVHYFKGWFLIDMVAAIPFDLLIFRTGSDETTTLIGLLKTARLLRLVRVARKLDRYSEYGAAVLFLLMCTFALIAHWLACIWYAIGNVERPYLEPKIGWLDSLGAQLGKRYNGSDPASGPSVQDKYVTALYFTFSSLTSVGFGNVSPNTNSEKVFSICVMLIGSLMYASIFGNVSAIIQRLYSGTARYHTQMLRVKEFIRFHQIPNPLRQRLEEYFQHAWSYTNGIDMNAVLKGFPECLQADICLHLHRALLQHCPAFRGASKGCLRALAVKFKTTHAPPGDTLVHLGDVLSTLYFISRGSIEILRDDVVVAILGKNDIFGEPISLHAQPGKSSADVRALTYCDLHKIQRADLLEVLDMYPAFADSFWSKLEVTFNLRDAGGGFQSSPRPAPGNQDHQAFFLSDNQSAAAPSLSISDTSGLWPELLQQVPPRPRHSPPNPQGDPDCWPRELGSRLEQLQAQMNRLESRISSDLSRILQLLQQPPPPGHTGYILGAPTSDDLTLFPTASATQSPGTRLPQGGLTPAQVPSCGDLDKFRLKQRNSSSRVPTLVTATDKILTLSSEREQPEGILSPRASPLHPLEVQGLICASRFPSLPEHLGPVPKQLEFQRHSSDPGLTGS
- the KCNH6 gene encoding potassium voltage-gated channel subfamily H member 6 isoform X3, whose protein sequence is MPVRRGHVAPQNTYLDTIIRKFEGQSRKFLIANAQMENCAIIYCNDGFCELFGYSRVEVMQRPCTCDFLTGPNTPRSAMSRLAQALLGTEECKVDILYYRKDASSFRCLVDVVPVKNEDGAVIMFILNFEDLAQLLAKSERRSLSQCLLSQRFLGSEGSHGRSSAQRPGTGRVKYRTIGQIPQFTLNFVEFNLEKHRSGSTTEIEIIAPHKVVERTQNVTEKVTQVLSLGADVLPEYKLQAPRIHRGTLLHYSPFKAVWDWLILLLVIYTAIFTPYSAAFLLSDQDESQRVDCGYTCSPLTVVDLIVDIMFVVDIVINFRTTYVNTNDEVVSHPRRIAVHYFKGWFLIDMVAAIPFDLLIFRTGSDETTTLIGLLKTARLLRLVRVARKLDRYSEYGAAVLFLLMCTFALIAHWLACIWYAIGNVERPYLEPKIGWLDSLGAQLGKRYNGSDPASGPSVQDKYVTALYFTFSSLTSVGFGNVSPNTNSEKVFSICVMLIGSLMYASIFGNVSAIIQRLYSGTARYHTQMLRVKEFIRFHQIPNPLRQRLEEYFQHAWSYTNGIDMNAVLKGFPECLQADICLHLHRALLQHCPAFRGASKGCLRALAVKFKTTHAPPGDTLVHLGDVLSTLYFISRGSIEILRDDVVVAILGKNDIFGEPISLHAQPGKSSADVRALTYCDLHKIQRADLLEVLDMYPAFADSFWSKLEVTFNLRDAGGGFQSSPRPAPGNQDHQAFFLSDNQSAAAPSLSISDTSGLWPELLQQVPPRPRHSPPNPQGDPDCWPRELGSRLEQLQAQMNRLESRISSDLSRILQLLQQPPPPGHTGYILGAPTSDDLTLFPTASATQSPGTRLPQGGLTPAQVPSCGDLDKFRLKQRNSSSRVPTLVTATDKILTLSSEREQPEGILSPRASPLHPLEVQGLICASRFPSLPEHLGPVPKQLEFQRHSSDPGLTGS